The sequence TGATTGATGTGTGCAAGTTCTactgtcctaactaatattgcagtaaactactgtataataaaaccaactaggctacatggccatTTTGAACAAGTGTGAAAGGGTATTAGTAAAACCAGTCCTTTTGAAATTGGGACTGAAATCAAGGGATTGTCATGGAAAAATAACGGAGGATGGATGAACAAAATGGAGTCAGGCTATGTACTGCATATGTAGTGAAATACAGATGTAAGAGATATCAAAGAATAACTCCCCTTTCCTCTCTGCCAAAATAGGTTATATACAGTAagcatataaatcttttatatctaGTCTGTTTATTATAATGTTACACAAGCATTGTTCAATGTTTAACGATACCACATTCTAGGTCAGTTTATGTAAAGGGGCGGGGTGTGTAGGATAATTGAGCAAGGACATAGTGACGCAGTTGGGTTTGGGGAGCTCCTGGGGATTTAAATGTTTACTAGTGCCAATGCACAGGTAAAGATTTACTACAACTTTCAATTCTGATTCTGATAAGTTTATGTATACTGTATCAGGTAAGGAGCCTCCAAAGCTTTTGAATTTCAAGTCTTGAATTTCTGAGGATTTGGTTCATAGGGAACTTGACCTACGAGATTACTTACTTGACACTTGTATAGCTAAAAAAAGACCCTCATGAATCCTGTAACAATACCAGCAGAATATATCAACCATGCACCCTTCAGTAATCTTACCCATTATTCTTATACTGTATCAACAATTCCAAATCTTATTCTGGATATTTCACTTTTATTCCCTTTTTCTATTATAGGAAATGACCCTACACTGTTCAAGTAAAGAATCTAAGATGTGAAATGTTAAGCACTTAAGACCACCAAATGGTACACATCTATGTTCTCTTAAGACCAGAAATGAGTAGTTACCAGTAGTCCTTTAGATCTTCTTGTGGATAAGCGAACTGTTGGCAGTTTTGGCCTAGCACAAATGTCTAGAAGATATTTTATCTTGTCATAAATTATTGAAATACAGTATcatgaataaaaagtaaaatttcctaatgaaatattgcatgtctTAACACATTATCAGGTTAAGCGAGTAAGTTATAGATCTTTATTATAGATTCTCTCAATTGGAGCGCGAATCAAGTGTAATGTACTAAACATATGGCTATTCCGAAAGGCTGGTTTACTAAACCAACCAATTGATGCAACTTTGCTTCCTGAAGtctttgatatactgtacagtcgTTAGGTTTACTCAGTGTTTGACATTTCACTGAGGAAAattatttttagctttttcttGATGATTGTATACATTTATTCCTAACCTTTTCCTCAGATATGGCTGATGTATTTTTTCTGTTGTATTTTGGTTTGTACAATATTTAATACATTAATTTTCCCACATTTATTCTTGAAACTACTGTAACTAAATATTGTACcttaaataaaaatgtataatattctTATTCAGCAATTAACTCTTATATATACTTGTCTTTTCCAGATTCACAACCCTGGAAAATGTTGCAGGTTCTTGCAGAAATCTTACCTAACATAAAGGTCTGTAACATTTACATTATATCAGCTAATGGAGAAAGATGTGAAAAAGTTGACATATGTAAATCAGAGTGCATTTTGGAATTTGAAGACAAGCCTACTGTGACAATTTCGCTTCCAAGAGGGACATACCTTGTTCCAGATGTGATAACAGACATCAATCAAAATGGAGATACTCTGTTTATAAGAGCATCTTTAGATGAGAATTGTTCTTTAATCAGCACTCTTAGTGCTGAACTTGGAAGTAATGCAGGGAATTTTTGTATCAATGAACCACTCCATGACATTATGATTGGAAAGTGCATATCAGGCCACTGCAAAAAGTGCCACCATGCTTTTCAAAAGGATGTAACATTCCGTCGGGTGCTGCCTCTTCCTTCTGTCGACTGGGATCATTCATCAGAAGGGTGGTTTTGCCATGTACATGGTGAAGAAAGTAAAAACCTAAAACCAGCATCTCTTGTTCCAAATCATGATGAATgtttttattcagaattatttttccttttgaataGCAGTGCTTTGGACTCTATGAATGTTTACCATAATGATGAGGACGATGGTAATGATCTCAAGTGTTCAAATTGCAGAGACTCATTAGGAGAAAAAGGGACATCCACCTTGAAGTTATGGACTCATAGTGTCAAGTGGATTCACAGTAATGACACAGTGCTGTTCAGCAAAAGTATTGAAAGTATAttagattctctttttgaaaataTTGACAAAGACAATTTTGGTGTTAATTGCCGATTAGTTCTATCCACAGGTATGCCAAAAGTTTACCTGTTTATGGTGACAATGAATACAAATCAAAAGTTACTTCTATCAGAATCCCATTCAGATGATGATTTACTAGAAGAC comes from Palaemon carinicauda isolate YSFRI2023 chromosome 19, ASM3689809v2, whole genome shotgun sequence and encodes:
- the LOC137658171 gene encoding E3 ubiquitin-protein ligase E3D-like, whose amino-acid sequence is MLQVLAEILPNIKVCNIYIISANGERCEKVDICKSECILEFEDKPTVTISLPRGTYLVPDVITDINQNGDTLFIRASLDENCSLISTLSAELGSNAGNFCINEPLHDIMIGKCISGHCKKCHHAFQKDVTFRRVLPLPSVDWDHSSEGWFCHVHGEESKNLKPASLVPNHDECFYSELFFLLNSSALDSMNVYHNDEDDGNDLKCSNCRDSLGEKGTSTLKLWTHSVKWIHSNDTVLFSKSIESILDSLFENIDKDNFGVNCRLVLSTGMPKVYLFMVTMNTNQKLLLSESHSDDDLLEDPEFSQGKRSRSGNDTDVNLRKRFAIKLLYKIKEDDDDESGSWQDDVNVHILPCSSSFFTDVRSLLESSSMYLPLEMRTFQNMKVGYVMKS